The Streptomyces sp. NBC_00659 genomic interval GTGGGCGACTTCCGGCCAAGAGGGTCAGAAGGCCTCCGGTGGGCGGCAGTTACCCCCTGCGCAGGCGACAACTCGCCCCAGATGGCACAATCTGTGCATGGAACGTGACAGCCAACTCGAGCTCTACGCGGCGGTCGCGGCCCAACTCAAGGAAGCGCACACAAGAGTGCGCGCACTGCAAGTCCCGGAGGGCGTACGGATGGCGCTGGCCCGGAAGCTGCTGGTCATTACGGCCGCGGCCAAGCACGATCTCGCCGACGCGACAAGGCGGCTGGAGCGGTTCACCACCGACCTCGACGAGGGTCGATTCCTCGAAGGGGATCACTGACGAACTGCGCTACGGCCCGAGTTCGTTGCGGCACAAGGGTGATTAGCCCGTTTCGTGTTTGATTTGCGGTATATATCTGCCTAACGTGCGAAAAAGCTTGAACGCATTCGTTCGGGCAATGTCTCCGAAGGGGAAGACGTGAACAAGGCGCAGCTCGTAGAAGCGATTGCCGACAAGGTCGGCGGGCGTCAGCAGGCCGCCGACGCGGTCGACGCTGTACTGGACGCCATCGTCCGTGCGGTTGTCGGCGGAGACCGGGTCTCGGTCACGGGCTTCGGTTCCTTCGAGAAGGTCGACCGCCCCGCCCGTTACGCCCGCAACCCTCAGACGGGTGAGCGTGTTCGGGTCAAGAAGACCTCTGTGCCGCGCTTCCGCGCCGGCCAGGGCTTCAAGGACCTGGTGAGCGGCTCGAAGAAGCTCCCGAAGCACGACGTCGCGGTCAAGAAGGCCCCGAAGGGCAGCCTCTCCGGCGGCGCTTCCGCGACGGTGAAGAAGGCCGCGGCCAAGAAGGCCACCACCGCCAAGAAGGCGGCGGTCAGGAAGATCGCGGCGAAGAAGACGGTCGCGAAGAAGACCACGGCCGCGGTGAAGAAGACCGCGGCGAAGAAGACGGTCGCGAAGACGGCCGCCGCCAAGAAGACGACGGCGAAGACGACCACGGCCAAGAAGACCGCCGCCAAGAAGGCTCCGGCGAAGAAGGCCACGGCCAAGAAGGCCCCCGCGAAGAAGTCGACGGCTCGCAAGATCACCGCCAAGAAGGCCACCGCCCGCTAGAAGCAGGGCCGAGGGGCACCTCACACGCCGGGCCGGGCTCCCACCGGGAGCCCGGCCCGCGGCACGTTCGGAACGTCTGCGTCAGAACGTCTGCGTCAGAACATCTCTGCGTCAGAACGTCTGCAGCGTGATCAGGGTGATCCTGAGCTCCGCGCCCTCGCCCTCGGTCTCGATCCGCACGCGCTGTCCCGGCCGCAGCAGCCGCAGCCCGCCGGCGTCGAACGCCGGACCGTCGAAGGGCACCGGGGTGCCGTCGTCGAGCAGCACCTGTCCGCTGCGGGTCTCGGGGTCGTACGTGTACGAGGTCGCCTGCATGGGGGCAGCCTACTGATCCCGCCCCGCGCGGGACGCGAGCAGTCCCGCCACACCCGGGCTCGGCCGCCCATTGCCGCCTACTGCCCGGGAATCAGTAGCCGTGCCGCCGCGGCCGCCGTGCGCGGTCCGACGCCGAGTGCCAGCGCCGCCCGCAGATCCTCCCGGGTGTCCACGTCCTGGCGTACGGAATCCACCGCGTCGAGACGGAGTTCCGCGGCCCCCGAGGCGCGATGGCGGGCCCGGGAATCACCGCCGAAAGCGGGGAGCAATTCCCGGCCCGGGGAAGCGGCCAGGAGCGTCGTGCCGATTGCAGCAGCATCGGCCAGAAAAGCGCGGGGGAATTCGCCCGCGGCGGCCAGTACCCGGGCCAGTTCCGAAGGCCGCAGAGCGGGCAGATCGGCGTTCAGGGCCGCGACGGCGCATTCGGGATCCCGGGCCCGTACGGCCTCGGCCCCGTGCGCCAGCGCCGCGTTGAGACCCCCGCCCGGCTCGTCCGCGACGATGTGCGCGCCGAGCGCGGCCAGCTCCCTCCCGGCCAGGGCGTCGCCCGTGACGACCGCCACACCCCGGACGGTGGCGCAGGCCAGCGCCGCCGCCACGGTGTCCTGCGCGAACGCGAGGGCGAGCCCTGGGCGCAGTACGTCGGAAGCGGTGTCCGCCAGCCTGCTCTTGGCCCGCGCCAGGGGTTTGAGGGGTACGACCAAGGTCCACCGCACGAGCGCTCCACCCTCTCCAGTCACGCCTTATTGTGACCTGGTCACCCTGGCGGTCAGGGTGTCGGGGCGTACGGTGTTCTCGACAGACAGGCGGCCTGGAGCGACACTTGTGCGGCCCCCCAGGCTCTAGAGGAAGGTGTCCGCGTGCCCCGCCGCAGAATCGGCTTCTGGTACCGCTTCGCAGCGGTTCTCTGCAAACCGCCGCTGGTGCTTCTCATCAAGCGGGACTGGCGCGGGATGGAGAACATTCCGGCCGAGGGCGGATTTATCACCGCGGTGAACCACAATTCCCATGTGGACCCGTTCGCGTATGCGCACTACCAGTACAACACCGGGCGTGTTCCGCGCTTCCTGGCGAAGGCCGGGCTTTTCAAGAAGGGATTCGTCGGCGCCGCGATGCGCGGCACCGGACAGATTCCCGTCTACCGCGAGAGCACCGACGCCCTGAGCGCCTTCCGGGCCGCGATCGACGCGGTGGAACGCGGTGAGTGCGTGGCGTTCTACCCCGAGGGCACGCTCACCCGTGACCCCGACGGCTGGCCGATGACCGGCAAGACCGGTGCGGCCAGGGTCGCCCTGCAGACCCGGTGCCCGGTGATCCCGGTCGCGCAGTGGGGCGCCAACGAACTGCTGCCCCCGTACGCCAAGAAGCCCGACATCCTTCCGCGCAAGACCCACCACGTGCTCGCGGGCCCGCCGGTGGACCTCTCGCGCTACTACGACCGGGAGATGAACCCGGACCTCCTGAAGGAGGTCACCGAGGTCATCATGGCGGCCGTCACCGCGCAGCTTGAGCTGATCCGCGGCGAGAAGGCGCCCGAGAACGTGTACGACCCGCGCGAGGTGCGCATCGCGCAGCGCCGTAGGACCGCGGCCAAGCCGAAGGCACAGCAGGAAGAGGGGCAGAGCACGTGAGCAAGCCGGTCAGGGCGGCCGTCTTCGGGACCGGATCGTGGGGTACGGCCTTCGGCATGGTGCTCGCCGACGCGGGGTGCGACGTCACCCTGTGGGCACGCCGTCCCGAACTCGCCGACGCGGTCAACTCCACGCGCATGAACCCGGACTACCTCCCGGGCATCGAACTCCCGGAGAACCTGCGGGCCACCGCCGACCCGGCGAAGGCCGCGCGCGGAGCCGATTTCACCGTCCTCGCCGTGCCTTCCCAGACACTGCGCGGCAACCTCGCGGACTGGGTGCCGCTGCTCGCCCCCGACACCGTGCTCGTCTCGCTCATGAAGGGCGTCGAACTCGGCACCGTGAAGCGGATGAGCGAGGTCATCGAGGAGGTCGCGAAGGTCTCCGCGGACCGTGTCGCCGTCGTCACGGGGCCCAACCTCGCCAAGGAGGTCGCCCAGCGGATGCCGGCGGCGGGCGTCGTCGCCTGCCGCGACGAGGCGGTGGCCCGGCGCATCCAGACCGCCTGCCACACGCCGTACTTCCGCCCGTACACGAACACCGACGTGGTGGGCTGTGAACTCGGCGGAGCCGTCAAGAACGTGATCGGTCTCGCCGTCGGCATCGCCGACGGCATGGGTCTGGGCGACAACGCCAAGGGCTCGCTGATCACCCGCGGCCTGGCCGAGACCACCCGCCTCGGACTCGTGATGGGCGCGGACCCGATGACGTTCTCCGGCCTCGCGGGCCTCGGCGACCTCGCCGCGACCTGCTCGTCGCCGCTGTCCCGCAACCACACCTTCGGCATCAACCTCGGCCGGGGCATGACCCTCCAGGAGACCATCGCGGTCACCCGGCAGACCGCCGAGGGGGTCAAGTCCTGTGAGTCGGTGCTGGATCTGGCACGCCGGCACGGCGTCGACATGCCGATCACGGAGACCGTCGTCAGCATCGTCCACGAGGGCAAGCCGCCGGTGGTCGCCCTCAAGGAGCTGATGGGGCGCAGCGCCAAGCCCGAACGCCGCTGAACCGGCTCCGCCGAACCACCAGGTGGGCGACGCTCCGCAACGGTGGGTACGACGCTGAGCAACAGCCGCCGTGGGGCGCTGACTCACCGCCGTACCACCGGGTACTCTCAACCCGATATGAGCACCGAGAACCTCCCCCAGAGCCCTGAGCAGCCGACGCGCAAGCCGCGCGTGGCCGTCGTCTTCGGCGGCCGAAGCTCCGAACACGGGATCTCCGTGGTCACCGCCGGCGCCGTCCTCAGCGCGATCGACCGTACGAAGTACGACGTACTGCCGATCGGCATCACCCAGGACGGCCGTTGGGCGCTCACCGCGGACGAGCCGGAACGCATGGCGATCGTCGACCGCAAGCAGCCCAGCGTCGAGCAGCTCGCCGAGTCCGGCGAGGGCGGCGTGGTGCTCCCCGTCGACCCGGCCAGCCGTGAAGTCGTCTACAACGAGCCGGGGTCGGTCCCCAAGGCGCTCGGTGAGGTCGACGTCGTCTTCCCGATGCTGCACGGCCCTTACGGCGAGGACGGCACCCTCCAGGGCCTGCTGGAACTGTCCGGGGTCCCCTACGTCGGCTCGGGCGTCCTCGCCTCGGCCGTCGGCCAGGACAAGGACTACATGAAGCGGGTGTTCACCTCGTTCGGCCTGAAGGTGGGCCCGTACGTGGTGATCCGGCCGCGCGAGTGGCAGCAGGACGAGGCCGCCGCCCGCAAGAAGATCGTCGACTTCGCGGGTGAGCACGGCTGGCCGCTCTTCGTGAAGCCCGCGCGCGCGGGTTCTTCGTTCGGCATCACGAAGGTCGACGACCTCTCGGGCCTCGACGAGGCCATCGAGGAGGCCCAGCGGCACGACCCGAAGATCATCGTGGAGGCGCTGCTGCGCGGCCGCGAGATCGAGTGCGGAGTCCTGGAGTTCGAGGACGGCCCGCGCGCGTCGGTCCCCGCGGAGATCCCGCCCGTGCAGTCGCACGCGTTCTACGACTTCGAGGCCAAGTACATCGACGCCGCCGACGGGATCGTGCCGGCGCCGCTCACCGAGGAGCAGACCGCGGAGGTCCGCCGTCTGGCCGTCGAGGCCTTCGACGCGGCGTCCTGCGAGGGCCTGGTCCGCGCGGACTTCTTCCTCACCGAGGACGGCGAGTTCGTGATCAACGAGATCAATACGATGCCGGGCTTCACGCCGATCTCCATGTACCCGCGCATGTGGCGGGAGACGGGCGTCGGCTACGCGGAGCTCGTCGACCGCCTGATCCAGGCGGCGCTTCGGCGGTCCACCGGACTGCGCTGAGTACGTCGCGGGACCAGCACGTCAGTCGGCGATCCCCTTGGGGATCGCCTTCTTGACGGAGGTGGCCAGGTCGACGAGCACGCCGGAGGCATCGGCCCCTTCGGGCACGGTGACCTGGACGTACGCCAGACGCGACGCGGTGGTGAGGCGGGTCGTCCCGTCGTCCTGCGTCTCCATCAGCCAGTCGACGCCGTTCACTCCGCCGCCCACCGCCTTCGGGTCGTCGCCCGCCGCCACCTTCGGATCGATCATCTTCGGCGGCCGCTCGACACCGCAGCGCAGTATGATCGCCGGGCTTCCCCAGCCCGCGGTCAGCGCGGACCGGGGCTCCGGGTCCTCCCGGCGCCGGCCGTCCACGGTCCGCGGCAGCGCCTTGTCCAGGTTCTGGCACAGCTCGGTGACCTTCGTGTCCGGGCTCGGAACCGCGACGGACGCGCTGTCGTCTGCTGAGGAGCAGCCCGCGATCGCGATCAGTGCCGCGAGAACGGGCAGCCCGGGGGAAGCGGTGTGCCGGTGACGGAAGAAGTTCACCGGCCAAGGGTAGACGGGGGCTACAGGTGCACGACCGGACAGGTCAGGGTGCGGGTGATGCCGTCCACCTGCTGGACCTTGGCCACCACCATGCGACCGAGTGCGTCGACGGTGTCGGCCTGGGCGCGCACGATCACGTCGTAGGGTCCGGTCACGTCCTCGGCCTGGATCACCCCCGGGATCTTGGCGATCGTCTCGGCGACGGTCGACGCTTTGCCGACCTCCGTCTGGATCAGGATGTACGCCTGTACCACGGAACCTCCAGGGCGGCCACGAGGATCATGTGGGGAAAAGGAACGCCACGGTATCGCGTTGCCGCTCGCCGCGGGGAGACCCGCGGTCACTGGGGCTCGCGCGCCGGGGTGGAGGGACTGCGCAAGTTGACGGTCAACTCGACCGTACCGAGTACTCAGACGGCTCGCGACCGGGCACGAGCAGCGACAGAGGGAGCACGACGATCATGAAGGGCACCGTGGGCGAGTTGGGGGAGTTCGGGCTCATCCGAGAGCTCACCTCGCGTCTCACCACCACCCCGGCGGTCCGGGTCGGCCCCGGCGACGACGCCGCGGTGGTGGCAGCGCCGGACCGCAGGGTCGTGGCGAGCACCGACATCCTCCTCGAAGGGCGTCACTTCCGCCGCGACTGGTCCACGGCGTACGACGTCGGCCGCAAGGCCGCCGCACAGAACCTCGCGGACATCGCCGCGATGGGCGCCGTGCCGACCGCGCTGCTGCTCGGCCTGGTCGTGCCCGCCGAGCTCCCGGCCACCTGGCCCTCGGAGCTGATGGACGGGCTGCGCGACGAGTGCCAGGTCGCGGGCGCCGCCGTGGTCGGCGGTGATGTCGTACGGGGGGAGACCATCACCGTCGCGATCACCGCGCTCGGCGATCTGCGCAACCACGAGCCGGTCACCCGGGGCGGTGCCCAGCCCGGTGACGTCGTCGCCGTGACGGGCTGGCTGGGCTGGTCCGCGGCCGGGTTCGCGGTGCTCTCCCGGGGCTTCCGCTCGCCGCGCGCCTTCGTCGAGGCCCACCGTCGCCCCGAACCGCCGTATCACGCGGGTCCGGCCGCCGCCGGGCTCGGCGCGACCTCGATGACGGATGTCAGCGACGGCCTGATCGCCGACCTCGGGCACATCGCCGAGGCGAGCAAGGTCCGTATCGACATCCGTTCCGGGGACATCGACATCCCCTCGCAGATGAACGACATCGGTCAGGCCGTGGGGGTCGACCCCATCCAGTGGGTGCTCACCGGCGGCGAGGACCACGCGATCGTCGCCACCTTCCCGCCCGACGTGAAACTGCCCGCGCGCTGGAAGGTGATCGGCGAGGTCCTCAACCCGTCGGCGCTGCCCCGGGTGACCGTGGACGGCGCTCCCTGGACGA includes:
- a CDS encoding HU family DNA-binding protein, whose product is MNKAQLVEAIADKVGGRQQAADAVDAVLDAIVRAVVGGDRVSVTGFGSFEKVDRPARYARNPQTGERVRVKKTSVPRFRAGQGFKDLVSGSKKLPKHDVAVKKAPKGSLSGGASATVKKAAAKKATTAKKAAVRKIAAKKTVAKKTTAAVKKTAAKKTVAKTAAAKKTTAKTTTAKKTAAKKAPAKKATAKKAPAKKSTARKITAKKATAR
- the cofC gene encoding 2-phospho-L-lactate guanylyltransferase; the protein is MRWTLVVPLKPLARAKSRLADTASDVLRPGLALAFAQDTVAAALACATVRGVAVVTGDALAGRELAALGAHIVADEPGGGLNAALAHGAEAVRARDPECAVAALNADLPALRPSELARVLAAAGEFPRAFLADAAAIGTTLLAASPGRELLPAFGGDSRARHRASGAAELRLDAVDSVRQDVDTREDLRAALALGVGPRTAAAAARLLIPGQ
- a CDS encoding lysophospholipid acyltransferase family protein translates to MPRRRIGFWYRFAAVLCKPPLVLLIKRDWRGMENIPAEGGFITAVNHNSHVDPFAYAHYQYNTGRVPRFLAKAGLFKKGFVGAAMRGTGQIPVYRESTDALSAFRAAIDAVERGECVAFYPEGTLTRDPDGWPMTGKTGAARVALQTRCPVIPVAQWGANELLPPYAKKPDILPRKTHHVLAGPPVDLSRYYDREMNPDLLKEVTEVIMAAVTAQLELIRGEKAPENVYDPREVRIAQRRRTAAKPKAQQEEGQST
- a CDS encoding NAD(P)H-dependent glycerol-3-phosphate dehydrogenase, translated to MSKPVRAAVFGTGSWGTAFGMVLADAGCDVTLWARRPELADAVNSTRMNPDYLPGIELPENLRATADPAKAARGADFTVLAVPSQTLRGNLADWVPLLAPDTVLVSLMKGVELGTVKRMSEVIEEVAKVSADRVAVVTGPNLAKEVAQRMPAAGVVACRDEAVARRIQTACHTPYFRPYTNTDVVGCELGGAVKNVIGLAVGIADGMGLGDNAKGSLITRGLAETTRLGLVMGADPMTFSGLAGLGDLAATCSSPLSRNHTFGINLGRGMTLQETIAVTRQTAEGVKSCESVLDLARRHGVDMPITETVVSIVHEGKPPVVALKELMGRSAKPERR
- a CDS encoding D-alanine--D-alanine ligase family protein, whose amino-acid sequence is MSTENLPQSPEQPTRKPRVAVVFGGRSSEHGISVVTAGAVLSAIDRTKYDVLPIGITQDGRWALTADEPERMAIVDRKQPSVEQLAESGEGGVVLPVDPASREVVYNEPGSVPKALGEVDVVFPMLHGPYGEDGTLQGLLELSGVPYVGSGVLASAVGQDKDYMKRVFTSFGLKVGPYVVIRPREWQQDEAAARKKIVDFAGEHGWPLFVKPARAGSSFGITKVDDLSGLDEAIEEAQRHDPKIIVEALLRGREIECGVLEFEDGPRASVPAEIPPVQSHAFYDFEAKYIDAADGIVPAPLTEEQTAEVRRLAVEAFDAASCEGLVRADFFLTEDGEFVINEINTMPGFTPISMYPRMWRETGVGYAELVDRLIQAALRRSTGLR
- a CDS encoding DUF3515 domain-containing protein, with amino-acid sequence MNFFRHRHTASPGLPVLAALIAIAGCSSADDSASVAVPSPDTKVTELCQNLDKALPRTVDGRRREDPEPRSALTAGWGSPAIILRCGVERPPKMIDPKVAAGDDPKAVGGGVNGVDWLMETQDDGTTRLTTASRLAYVQVTVPEGADASGVLVDLATSVKKAIPKGIAD
- a CDS encoding Lrp/AsnC family transcriptional regulator, whose protein sequence is MVQAYILIQTEVGKASTVAETIAKIPGVIQAEDVTGPYDVIVRAQADTVDALGRMVVAKVQQVDGITRTLTCPVVHL
- a CDS encoding thiamine-phosphate kinase — protein: MKGTVGELGEFGLIRELTSRLTTTPAVRVGPGDDAAVVAAPDRRVVASTDILLEGRHFRRDWSTAYDVGRKAAAQNLADIAAMGAVPTALLLGLVVPAELPATWPSELMDGLRDECQVAGAAVVGGDVVRGETITVAITALGDLRNHEPVTRGGAQPGDVVAVTGWLGWSAAGFAVLSRGFRSPRAFVEAHRRPEPPYHAGPAAAGLGATSMTDVSDGLIADLGHIAEASKVRIDIRSGDIDIPSQMNDIGQAVGVDPIQWVLTGGEDHAIVATFPPDVKLPARWKVIGEVLNPSALPRVTVDGAPWTRKGGWDHFGGIES